A window of Novosphingobium terrae contains these coding sequences:
- a CDS encoding TonB-dependent receptor domain-containing protein, whose protein sequence is MEINTRRSGVWSVLICGMAAAGACLMGPAEALAQSPLPLDLPAQPLGQALSRLADLERVQILFDPSLTQGRRSARLKGAYPVEVALGRMLAGTDLEWLRINAETILIRRKAVRAPPPPRAKPAPLPAAAAPVPDLPPGEIIVTAARYRQRLEKVSATVQVVPGSAIAAQAMSNVSEILGAMPGVSTSGQPGGYSINIRGLGADMPSGTTQGSVALEFDGVYSIIALGTTTGFLDVDRVEVVKGPQSTRYGPNAEGGVVNVIAHEPQLGDRSGSASLAVGRAAMARLEVAQNLPLGDSVALRLAASAERRDSWFHPALANLRNQSLRARLLVQPEDRLTLKLTYQIDHIGGTGTGSEGGYPVMIDKVAPYAGDSINRSGNPWAQGDRAEGSYDPAKNRADLYQQTMVGNASLGLGDKMRLDVTAAHLAISGSQTSCVRSQSPWAVSGEGSCYGVHEYAPFRQTSTEVRLHSAEGAPLQWTIGHYFWQFGKTGWSDAGQAVAGPAGGAHVGTRTQALFAEATVPVLPRLRLIAGGRQSWDHRELRPSAVATSYTRDFAHTDFRFGEEVDLGPNILHYATVASGYRPGGLAYDGATATARAFASETTTAYETGLKGQLFGRRLTFDLAAFYYRQSQYQDIENYNGFAVTLPGGSSYLCGGSSGQPAACALPSFNIARAYNIGLEWQTRLQLTRADTLSISGAFTRARFGSHLGSCATVAAPTAPGCWIGYNDQITGALRFFRLDGTTQPHSPSFTTTIDLEHRLIDRPGVQLMLKGQAWHSSSYWVGPVQDAGLLGFQPGYWQEGLSAQLGLPARGLTLTAWLRNLTNYAVKMSTLPAVTIGEPRNFGLTAALAW, encoded by the coding sequence ATGGAGATCAACACGCGCCGCTCCGGTGTGTGGTCCGTGCTGATATGCGGCATGGCGGCGGCAGGCGCCTGCCTGATGGGCCCTGCCGAGGCGCTTGCGCAATCTCCCCTCCCGCTCGATCTGCCTGCCCAGCCTTTGGGGCAGGCGCTGTCACGCCTCGCCGATCTGGAGCGGGTGCAGATCCTCTTCGATCCCTCGCTGACGCAAGGGCGCCGCAGCGCCCGGCTGAAGGGCGCCTATCCGGTCGAGGTGGCGCTGGGCCGGATGCTCGCCGGAACCGATCTGGAATGGCTGCGGATCAATGCCGAGACCATCCTGATCCGCCGCAAGGCGGTGCGGGCGCCGCCGCCGCCCCGCGCAAAGCCCGCGCCTTTGCCCGCTGCCGCCGCGCCAGTGCCCGATCTTCCGCCGGGCGAGATCATCGTCACCGCCGCGCGCTATCGCCAGCGGCTTGAGAAGGTTTCCGCCACGGTGCAGGTGGTGCCGGGCAGCGCGATTGCCGCTCAGGCCATGAGCAATGTGAGCGAAATTCTGGGCGCAATGCCCGGTGTCAGCACCAGCGGCCAGCCCGGCGGCTATTCGATCAACATTCGCGGGCTGGGGGCCGATATGCCCAGCGGGACGACGCAAGGCTCCGTCGCGCTGGAGTTTGACGGGGTCTATTCGATCATCGCTCTGGGTACCACCACAGGCTTCCTCGATGTCGACCGGGTCGAGGTGGTGAAGGGGCCGCAGAGCACGCGCTATGGCCCCAATGCGGAAGGGGGCGTGGTCAATGTGATCGCGCATGAGCCGCAATTGGGTGACCGCTCGGGCAGTGCCAGCCTCGCCGTGGGGCGCGCCGCCATGGCGAGGCTGGAGGTGGCGCAAAACCTGCCTCTGGGGGACAGTGTTGCTCTGCGGCTGGCCGCCAGCGCGGAACGGCGCGATTCCTGGTTTCATCCGGCGCTGGCCAATCTGCGCAACCAGTCGCTGCGCGCGCGGCTGCTGGTCCAGCCCGAGGACAGGCTCACCCTCAAGCTGACCTATCAGATCGATCATATCGGCGGCACCGGCACCGGATCGGAAGGCGGCTATCCGGTGATGATCGACAAGGTGGCCCCCTATGCCGGGGACAGCATCAACCGCAGCGGCAACCCCTGGGCGCAGGGCGACCGGGCCGAGGGCAGCTATGATCCGGCCAAGAACCGCGCCGATCTCTATCAGCAGACGATGGTCGGCAACGCCTCGCTGGGGCTGGGGGACAAGATGCGGCTGGATGTCACCGCCGCCCATCTGGCGATCTCGGGCTCGCAGACCAGCTGTGTGCGGAGCCAGTCGCCATGGGCCGTCAGCGGTGAGGGCAGTTGCTATGGCGTGCATGAATATGCCCCCTTCCGCCAGACCTCGACCGAGGTGCGCCTGCACAGCGCGGAAGGCGCGCCGCTGCAATGGACCATCGGCCATTACTTCTGGCAATTCGGCAAGACCGGTTGGTCCGATGCCGGGCAGGCGGTGGCGGGCCCTGCGGGCGGGGCGCATGTCGGCACGCGCACGCAGGCGCTGTTTGCCGAAGCCACGGTGCCTGTGCTGCCCCGCCTGCGGCTGATCGCGGGCGGGCGGCAGAGCTGGGATCACCGTGAACTGCGCCCCTCCGCCGTGGCCACCAGCTACACACGCGATTTCGCCCATACCGACTTTCGCTTCGGCGAGGAGGTCGATCTGGGGCCCAACATCCTGCATTATGCCACGGTGGCCAGCGGCTATCGCCCCGGCGGTCTGGCTTATGATGGCGCCACCGCCACGGCACGCGCCTTCGCCAGCGAGACCACCACCGCCTATGAGACCGGCCTCAAAGGCCAGCTGTTTGGCCGACGCCTGACCTTCGATCTGGCCGCCTTCTACTACCGGCAGAGCCAGTATCAGGACATCGAGAATTACAATGGTTTCGCCGTTACCCTGCCGGGAGGTAGCAGCTATCTTTGCGGCGGTTCTTCGGGGCAGCCTGCGGCCTGTGCTTTGCCCAGTTTCAACATCGCCCGCGCCTATAACATCGGGCTGGAGTGGCAGACGCGGCTGCAACTGACGCGAGCCGATACGCTGAGCATCAGCGGCGCCTTCACCCGCGCGCGTTTCGGCTCTCATCTGGGGAGCTGTGCCACCGTGGCCGCGCCCACCGCGCCGGGTTGCTGGATCGGCTATAATGACCAGATCACCGGCGCGCTGCGCTTTTTCCGACTGGATGGCACCACGCAGCCCCATTCGCCCAGCTTCACCACCACCATCGATCTGGAGCATCGCCTGATCGACAGGCCCGGCGTGCAACTGATGCTCAAGGGGCAGGCCTGGCATAGCTCCAGCTATTGGGTCGGGCCGGTGCAGGATGCCGGTCTGCTGGGGTTCCAGCCGGGCTATTGGCAGGAAGGCCTCTCCGCGCAACTGGGTTTGCCGGCGCGCGGGCTGACCCTGACGGCATGGCTGCGCAATCTGACCAATTATGCGGTGAAGATGTCCACGCTGCCCGCCGTCACCATCGGCGAGCCGCGCAATTTCGGCCTGACCGCCGCGCTGGCGTGGTGA
- a CDS encoding alpha/beta hydrolase-fold protein: MSDVSRRNFVAAGAVLAGTASAMGLGASPARAQPGGFNVASGAPGGPGADGNGPGAQKPMAPGLQGISALCEVTGGGEKVYGIAVSYDVAIDPASLTPESFAAGVVPAARGYFPGMPQAPDKNATSEAPQPRAIAAIYTSAEPALRADRKSVAGRHVILEFAHEADLSLPTTDSDKVALSQNKAVKTASGATYAASDKVWSNVGRRGNSVVIRGVDAWEQNHWWWDDTRSAWLEYSIYLPKSFVKPGGENKAYPLVLAITHSGTSYDGTCAQTLTEQCIASIWSLPEEQERHECVIITPRYERTTMNDYWEHTADVENTYRLVEKLLSNTWNYGNPNLPDRANKVLKIDPGRVYCTGWSMGAMTSLWLMAKHAGTFAAGLIIAGQQRPEDVATLADQKLLIITGTEDGKATPWNEKCVPVWQQHGAKVTRPAEKLDPALIFPVERQQALTVQVDGYLGKGGNITFLTFQGVDHMGSARKFFYIKAARDWLFRQVKA; this comes from the coding sequence ATGAGCGATGTATCGAGACGAAATTTTGTGGCGGCAGGGGCCGTGCTGGCCGGAACGGCCTCGGCGATGGGGCTGGGCGCCTCACCGGCGCGCGCGCAACCGGGCGGCTTCAATGTGGCCTCCGGCGCGCCCGGCGGTCCGGGAGCTGACGGCAATGGCCCGGGCGCGCAAAAGCCCATGGCCCCGGGCCTTCAGGGCATTTCCGCGCTTTGCGAGGTGACCGGCGGCGGCGAGAAGGTCTATGGCATCGCGGTCAGCTATGATGTCGCCATCGATCCGGCCAGCCTGACGCCGGAGAGCTTCGCCGCCGGGGTCGTGCCCGCCGCCAGGGGCTATTTCCCCGGCATGCCTCAGGCGCCCGACAAGAACGCCACCAGCGAAGCGCCCCAGCCCCGCGCCATCGCGGCGATCTACACCAGCGCCGAGCCCGCCCTGCGCGCCGACCGCAAAAGCGTGGCCGGGCGCCATGTCATCCTCGAATTCGCGCATGAGGCCGATCTCAGCCTGCCCACCACCGACAGCGACAAGGTTGCCCTCTCGCAGAACAAGGCAGTGAAAACCGCCAGCGGAGCCACCTATGCCGCCAGCGACAAGGTGTGGAGCAATGTCGGGCGGCGCGGCAACAGCGTGGTCATCCGCGGCGTCGATGCCTGGGAGCAGAACCACTGGTGGTGGGACGATACGCGCTCGGCCTGGCTGGAATACAGCATCTATCTGCCCAAAAGCTTCGTCAAGCCCGGCGGCGAAAACAAGGCCTATCCGCTGGTGCTGGCCATCACCCATTCGGGCACCAGCTATGACGGCACCTGCGCCCAGACGCTGACCGAGCAATGCATCGCCAGCATCTGGAGCCTGCCCGAGGAGCAGGAGCGCCATGAATGCGTCATCATCACCCCGCGCTATGAACGCACCACGATGAACGACTATTGGGAGCATACCGCCGACGTCGAGAACACCTACCGGCTGGTCGAAAAGCTGCTCTCCAACACATGGAACTATGGCAATCCCAACCTGCCGGATCGCGCGAACAAGGTGCTGAAGATCGATCCCGGCCGGGTCTATTGCACCGGCTGGTCGATGGGGGCGATGACCTCGCTGTGGCTGATGGCGAAGCATGCCGGAACCTTTGCCGCAGGCCTGATCATCGCCGGGCAGCAGCGGCCCGAGGATGTCGCCACGCTGGCCGATCAGAAGCTGCTGATCATCACCGGCACCGAGGACGGCAAGGCCACCCCCTGGAACGAAAAATGCGTGCCCGTCTGGCAGCAGCATGGCGCGAAGGTGACGCGCCCGGCTGAAAAGCTCGATCCCGCGCTGATCTTTCCGGTGGAGCGGCAGCAGGCGCTGACGGTGCAGGTCGATGGCTATCTGGGCAAGGGCGGGAACATCACCTTCCTGACCTTTCAGGGCGTCGACCATATGGGTTCGGCGCGCAAATTCTTCTACATCAAGGCCGCGCGCGACTGGCTGTTCCGGCAGGTGAAGGCGTAA